The sequence below is a genomic window from Wyeomyia smithii strain HCP4-BCI-WySm-NY-G18 chromosome 1, ASM2978416v1, whole genome shotgun sequence.
TATCATATTCATCATTGGTGTTTCCACTTCCAGGAATCCCATGTTATCTAGAAACCGCCGCACATAGCTGATAATTTTAGCACGTACACAGAATATATCACGCACATGATTGTTCAGAATCAAATCTAAATATCGCTGCCGGAAGCGAGTTTCTTTGTCCTTCAAACCATAATGCAGATGCGGCAACATGTGTAAACAAGGCGAcaataatttcaactttttcggAATAACTGACAGCTCGCCCTTCTTGGTTTTTCCCGGATAACCTTGGATACCCACTATGTCACCGCGCCGCAAGCGGGAGGTATCTTCGACAAAAGCCTGAaacatattaaattttaaaaacaaaaattgagaaACATGTAAGAGCATTTTACCGCTTCACTTTCGTAAAGTTTAGCGTTGgccatcacttgcagctttacCCCTTCCCCTCGCAAATCATAGAATATCAATTTACCACCAGACTCACGAATAGCGTGAATTCTACCGGCAACAGAGAGACTATCCTGCTCCAACATATCGCCGTCCTTGAGGTCATTGTACTTTTCAATAAAAGCCTCCAAGGAGCAACTGACATGAAATTTATGCGGGTAGGGATGCGTTTCAGGGTCCTTTTTCAATTCAGCAACCGCCGAACTGCGCAGCTTAAAATACTCGTTCGGAGAAATTTCCTCTTCATTTATTTTGGCTTCGGCCTTTTGCTTAGCACCCGTCGCAGGGCTAACTTTTGCAGCCTGGTTCTCTTTCTCCTCCTTTTCCTTAGCCTTCTGTTCGGCCTTGAGGCGTCGTTTCAGCTCACTAAAAAGAAAAGTACAAAAGAGAATAATCAGTGATACCTCAAAAAAGCGCAAAAAGTAACGCACACTTTTTGTCGGGTGGATTTCAGACGAATGATTTCATATAAGTTGTTCCCTCCTAGCCTCAGACTCAGCATTGCTGTTCTGTTCGCCGGTTTCAAGGAGTAAACAATTCGTCCaaaactcaacatattttaagtCAATTGTCCTCTTTTTCCGAAAGGGGAGAAAATGCAGTTTATCTGCATAAACACGTGCAGTTTTCCATCAGAATTTAACAACCGACCACATCCGCAAGAACTTATTTTCACATCACCTTTGTCCAACTCACATTCCTCACCATCTACGTGGAGAAGGTAAAATTGCATCAGTAATAATTGTTGGCACTTACTTTTTCGAAAGTTTCTCTCCAGTTGCTTCCGACATTGTCACTTTTTTCGATAGCAGAAAATACTGCCCAGAAAACTATTTCCGTCGGAAAAAGAACAAGaaataatatttattaaaaaagtaACCTCGTTTTTCGTAAAGCCGAACACTGCTGGAACTAAAAGAAAAAGAGAGCGGCGAACAGCGTTGccatgaagttttttttttttattgcgcaTAATGTTCTGCCCTGCGTTCGTCGGATTCATCTGATAGTCTTCAAAACGTTTTAGAGTCTagcttcgaaaaaaaatccaactcTTAATTAGTAAGTAAAATATTGTCGCATATTGACTTACTGCGTGAACTCATAGATTAAATTTGTGAAATTGACTTGTCTTCAAATCAGCAATGATATGGCAGCTCTGGTAACGATCACTGAGATCACAAACATCACGAAGCTGTCAGACTCATATatacactgaactgaaaattttaatcataaATGATTAATTCATCTCGtgatttcagtttatttttcaaGGGCGATGACGGGAATTTTAAAGTACTTTCTTTTCCAGCGGTTGGTTACAGAAGAATATCTGTTGACTGGCCTAGATTTAGTTCtttgttaaattttttattctgaaaaaaaaaaccgttacaATTTCTGGAGAATATAAAACAATGAGAAATGAATAGCAAGAAATATATTTATCGGCTTGATAAGATGTGTAAATATAGACTTCATTTTAAGttcagtaaagcgggcaatgtatgaagtttgcgaggatgcgaaaatgaacgggaatagaaggtgtgacttttaggcttagaaaaattttttccctcgtccagactacagacggtgttatgaacagatacgcaaagagtgagttcgaaaacttcaagtgaaccgtcaaatcgaggctccaagtgtgcaaagtaaacaaactcatgagtgttacttttcgtacagaatgtgtgttgCAATCAGGATTAATtctgtgaatcacgtgcaattatggtttcaacgaaaaatgtgttcaTCATGCTCatattatgagtgatgcatttaaaattaaataactgTATAAACAAGCCattgaaactcagtaatatatccttacaaagtttcgaaatttcattacactttctagtgcgtatgaaaagtcatgcgaaaataaatgtggttgccagaattgtataaaatagaatattagcaaagggttgccatatttactgcttttctctttgcgtatctctctATTACACAGTCTCTAGTCCagacctaagacaagacgcgacagctggcttcttatttttcttttcgtaacggccgtcatccccgtcgaaatttttttgaacgttccataccgttgatgccagaatgattatttttaacaacttctgcaggtcaatgaaaataaaacaaattaaaattgcaatatataggcgaataatactcaattttcTATTCcgcgttcattttcgcatcctcgcaaactgcatacattgcccgctttactaaacttaaaatttaagtcatatgacaaaaatgaaattagttcgtaaaataGACTTCatctttttcatcaatttttcatCTAGTTCATGGAGATCGTGGATGTCGAAACCTTTATCGCTTTGGACAAAGATTATTTCACCCGACCTCACCTTAACACTGGCTAGCGAaagaaatttcgaaaatattaaaGGCATGCAATTATTTAAGGAATAGGTACTGTTAATGTTGTCCACGAGGATACACTAGAAAAGCCGGACAAAGAGAAGTTCATTGAGGAAGATGAGCTTACGAATGATGAAAACACAGGCTCAGGCTTTCCACATTAAGCCCTAACCAAATTACTGGGTCAAACAATCACGAGACCACTGGTTTGATTGCTGGACCAAGTACTGCTCTGCTCATGTCGCAGGACCAAAGCCTACACAAACTGAGCATCTTCTTTCCTTAGATAAAGTActtaggggccattcacataccacgtggacagatttttaacgattttgacccccccgtggacaaatgcccatagaaattcttctttttttgtacggaccgtggacattacacaaagACCTTCCCCCCCcctaagctgtccacgtggtatgtgaatggccccttacTCTAGAGTAAATCAATACTGAggtatttcaaccaatttttttgagttagcttttttgtattttttcacaGAATATCGATTTGACAGACTGCAGAAGGGAAGAGAGTGTTTGACTTTATCAAACAGGAACAGCCTAAAAAAGACCATAGGAAATCAAGATTCAAGTGACCCTAACCCGTGGTTTTCCCAACACTATCTCAGCAGTGCTACGTGGAGATACGGATAGTGAGTAAATTTCTTCTATAAGGAATGCATTTCAAAATGTGGCTAGACCTAGAGTCTAACTGACCACAGCTATTGATGATCAATGGACCGCCGCAAAACTTCAACGATAAACGCTTCTTTACGAGAACAAATGAAATATTTGAATCACTTCAGCAGGCACTTTAATatcgtttttagtttttaaatagtttatttgacacggcacgatacaatttatgtttaactgaactTTAatatcgttgttgttgttgattcaTCATGTTGTGAAATACAATTTATAAACAGTCAGTGGCAGTCAAGAAGAGATGCCCCTCTGCGTCAAACCTAAATCACGTCTCAgttcaaaaaacggtacgaacactcttttatttttattattttaaaaacattaGTTAAAATGTCTGAATAAACTTAACAGATAACTCTAGTGATTTTGCTAGCACACCATCCAGTGACGCAGTTGAATTTAGCAACGAGGATCaagacaaaaatattttcagcgaTTACATTATCGACATCTGGTATCTTATATCGGAATACATCCTGCCGGAAGATGTATGCAGATTTGCGCTAAAATGTCGCAAGACAGCCGAAGTTGTGCAGTCTGCCAAATTTTGGTATCATCTATACCGGAAGCACTGCAATGTATATGTTGACGATTTACCCGGCCGTCTGCAGTCGGTAAATATGATTATTTTGCACGGATTACGAGCGTGTACAATACGCTGTTTATTTTACACATATCCACCGTTTGTACATCGCATCACAATTGCACCCTATACTGATCCACATCGAATCACCGGCCGTCAGCTGGTTTTTTCCTGGTACCGTCAATATAGAACCGGATGGAATTATTACTTTAAGCTGAGATCACGTCCAATTCCGGGTAGCCGAGCAGAGCGGTCTACTGTTCTACAGAGGCAAAAAACTTACCCTGATTATCTGAAGGATATCTTCATGAATCCCGAGGAAGGTTGTCAGATTCTGATTGTTACAACCGAAGCTCTGCATATCATTCCCCAATACCAGGAACCCCTGTTCGTCCGCTCTTTGACGCAAACTTTGGCTCAAGGTATGAGCAAATATATGGTTCGCCTGAAAATGGCCAACTACTGTCAGCAGGTTGTGGATGAAATTGTCCTGGTACCAGTGCGGCGAGTACGACTACTTGATTGGTGGAATCCAAATTATTATCTAGAAGGCTCGACTATGGAGAGGGAAGAAACAGAGCAAGAGCAGACGTTTGAGGGCGCTGATGCTAGATACTGGGATGACTgagctttaaaaaaaacagtttgtaACTTACTAGCTCTGGTCGATCAGTCCAAAACAAAAGCAAAGTAGACCACACATTTTCAGCATTAAACTGACTTTATTAGATATAATTCCAAAATACACATCTTACACAAACTTTAAACCTTGAATGTCAACGTCTACGTCTTTGAAACTATATCCATAGTTTGGCGCGTAATGTTACAAACTACTGCACCGGGGATCCACAACACGCGCGAATCGATAAACGGACACAGTGATAAAATAGTATTAGCAGCTAAAAGAATACAAAGAAAGAATGTTTTCCGCCCGGCGGTATCCCTCTGCTGGGTTAGTTGGAATTGGCAGACAAAAAACGAGATTCACACATTTTAGACCTGTTACTGTGGCGGTTGTCCATAGCCATAACCGTAGGCGCCTTGGGGTGGTGGACCTTGCGGTCCGGGCGGTGGCATTTGGCTGTTAGGGGGACGCTGATATTGATAACCCTGGGCTGCCTGTTGATATTGACCTTGGGGTGGCGGTATCGGTGAATAACCTTGTTGATGATAACCGTGCGGTGGATAAACCGGTGCCGGAGGAGGACCCTGACCTTGGGGTCCACCAGGAGCGGCTTGAGGGTAGCTGCCCGGTGGTTGTTGGTGTTGAGTTGATGGAGGAGAAGTGGCGTACGATTGTGGTGGTGGGCCACCAGTTTGTGGTCCCGGTCCCTGCGGCTGCGGGTAGCTGCCTTGGGGTGGATGTTGACCAGCGTTGGCCGGTGGTGATGTGTAAGCTTGAGGTGGAACAGGTCCTGGCGGTACAGCAGCAGCATAACCAGTGGAAGTTGTCGGGGGAATGGCTGAATGTGGTCCAGTAGTAGGCGGTTGATTGTTCGGACTGGATGATGTTTGACCCGCGGCTGGGCTCGATTGGTTAGTGTAGGTAGGAGCACCACTTGTTTGTGTTGAAGGAACACTGACGGGAACAACCGGCGGTTGACTGGGAGCAGAAGTCGTGGGAGGTCCATGGGAAACAGGTTGGCTAGAAGGATAGTTCGAAGGATACTGCTGTGGTGGTGGATAACTTGGTTGACCGCTTGCTGGAGGATATCCGGTTGGTGGCTGACCGTAAGCGTTTGGTGGATTCGGGCTGCCGTATCCTGGATAAGCGTGAGGCATTGGGGGCCCTGCAGCCGATTGTGGTGGATATTGGCCGGGAGGTCCATACATTTGGGGTTGTGATGTGGGAGCATTTGGAGGACCTTGCTGGTAGCTGCTCTGTTGTGGTCCCCCCTGGGGCCCTTGTGGTGGGCCTGCACTTGGATAGGGTGACCCTTGCGGAGGACCTGCATTGGTAGTCGGAGGACCATGATGATAGCTTTGTGGCGCATTTGGTGGATACCCTTGGGCGGGATTCGGTGGACCATAAGGTGGATATCCTGGTTGAGTTTGATAAGGTTGATTTGGTGGTGGATAACCAGGATAATGTCCATGTTGCTGGTACGGGCCACGTTGTGGCGGATAACCTTGCGCTTGCTGTGGCATTGGTGCTTGTTGAGGTGGAACACCTGGTCTACCGGGTTGACCGGGAACCGGTGGACCTTGATTTGGAGCAGTTTGAGCAGCAGTCGAAGTTGGTGGTGGAATCTGCGGTCCCCCACGGTAGCCACCGGCTGGTTGTTGATTTGGTGGAGGATGCGCTTGACTCGATGGAGGTTGGTTTGACGGTTGAGCACCGGCTTGCGATGATGGTGGCTGTTCCGGACCTTGTGGGGTTCCAGAAGGAACAGCTGCCTGATTAGGACCAGGTGTTTGCGCTTGCACACCGTGAGAAGGATCATTTTCATGCCCTGGTCCACCGCTGCTAGGCGGAACCCCATGCATTGAAGGGCCATTGCCATGCTGAAGCACATGAGGAGGCTAAAATCAAGCATTTCGTTAATAGATTTGATGATAGACGATAACTTATCGTACGTACCGGCAGTAACGCTTGAATATTATGCTGCGGATCAGCTAAATTTGCTAAGTACACCAAGTTTCGATGCAATGCTACATGATACGACATACACTCGTGCGCTTTGCCCATATTTTGAAAATCTTGAATGGTCTGAATGAGACCGGCGTTCTCGTCCAGAATTTTTTGAATGTGCATCGGGCTGGGAGGTGGACCACCACTTCGGTTCATCGGACCACCCGGTCCGCCACGGTTACCCGGGTTCGGTGGCTGCTGGGACTGTTGCTAAATGacatcaaaaaatatcaccgtTCGAAATATGCTACCAATAGCGTGTTGCTACTAACCTGCTGGGAATAAGCGACCgacatgtttgttttttttccctAGTTTGAAGCTTTGTGCTGTATCTGGCTCAGCCTCAAACGCGTCCTTTTTGTAACCGGATTTTGGGGACTTTTACCTGAAATCGAAGCATAAATTTATTAGTAAACTATCTATCTATTGAAGCACTACGCGTTAAGCAACTTTTGAAAGCAAATTAAATGAGATTTGTATGAGAAAATTGGGAAATAAACTTACAACTTTCTAGCGCACAACTACAGTTTAGTAGGCAGCCATGCAAAAGAGAATCGTGAACGTTCTCCTTCTAGTAAATGTCACGGAGAACTTGAGAACGAACCTCACTGGGCGAAATGGTTgaaatatttcagtttgaaGCCAGTCTAGTAGAAATAAATCTCGTTGATAGCCTCTTGCTGGTGCTGCTGTCATTTAGCATAACAGCGTGTTCTATTGACgaaacaaaatattaaaatttggtttgttctatttttttataattaatttCCTCTTCTCATTTATGAGCTGTACACTTCTATCAGCAAAATGAAGGTGAAAGTGATTAGCCGCAATCCAGACAACTATTTGCGTGAAACCAAAAAGGATATTCACAGGGTGTTTCGTAATTACGACTCCGCTTTGCACCCTTTCGAGGAAGCTCGCGAATACGTCCGGGCTCTGAACGCGACCAAGTTGGAGCGGGTTTTCGCAAAaccgttttttggaaatttagaCGGTCACAGGGATGGTGTATCGGTGCTGGCCAAACATCCAAAATCACTGTCCCTACTGCTAAGTGGATCGTACGACGGAGAAGTCAAACTTTGGGACATACCGAACAAAAACTGTCTACAAAGCATCTTGTGTCATGATGGGTACGTTAGAGGAATTGCGTTTTCTACCGATGGTTCTAGGTTAGTATTTATTGGTTGTGTTGCAAACGTAAGGCAACCTAGAACAATGATTTctgtttttaggttttttacaaTCGGTGATGATAAAGCTATAAAAACGTGGAACGCGAACGTCGATGAGGAAAGCGAGGACCGACCGATACCTCTTAACACAATCCTAGGGAAAACGGTAATTACTTCCATTTCGCACAACTATGAAGAGCCCATGTTTGCGACTTGTGGTGAAACATGCCACATTTGGAATGAGACGCGTAATACACCTGTAAAAGCGCTCCAGTGGGGAGTGGATACATTGTACGATATCAAGTACAATCCGGTGGAAACCTCGCTGCTGGCTGCTTGCTGTAGCGACCGTGGCATAATTTTTTATGACCAGCGAGAAATTAAACCTCTGCGTAAAATCGTCATGACACTGCGACCCAATCAGCTAGCCTGGAATCCCATGCAAGCATATTACTTCACAGTGGCCAGTGAAGATTACAACCTCTACACGTTCGACACTCGACGTCTTAGAAATCCATTAAAAATTCACGGCGGACATGTTTCAGCAGTGACATGTGTCGATTATGCTCCTACGGGACGCGAATTCGTGGCCGGTAGCTATGATAAAACTATACGCATTTTTGACGCTCATAAGGCGAACAGTCGTGATGTTTATCACACCAAGCGAATGCAGCACGTGACCAGCGTAGGCTGGTCGTTGGACAACAAATATGTATATTCCGGATCAGACGAAATGAACGTGCGAATCTGGAAAGCACGAGCCGCAGAAAAGCTCGGTGCTCTACAGCCGCGCGAACGACAAGCCTTCAAGTACAACGAAGCCCTGAAGGAGAAGTTTGCTGCTCATCCACAAATTCGTCGAATCGCTCAGCATCGCCAGGTCCCGAAGGTGGTATACAAGGAACGGCAGAAGTTAGCGACCGTTAAGCAAAAGATGAAACGCAAGGAGGAGAATGTCCGCAAGAATTCCAAACCAGGCAAAGTTCCGTATGTGCCTGAAGCTAAGAAAAAGGTTTTACGCGAGGAGCATTGAATGATTTTGTTATAACTCAAagcaaagaaaaataaattaactgTTTTGTAAGAATATTCCTGCCGCGGTTGAAGCACCTCCATCACATTCCATTTTCAAATTAGCCGCTAACTGTTAGGCGCAAAGCCCGAAAACTCCAAGTGCTCCATTCGTCAATACTCAGAATCAGTGCCCTAATGGTAGTTAAAACGCAAACTACGATTTTACCTACTTCTCTTCAAATAAGTAATAGAAAGGCAAAAGCAAACCCAATTCCCGTCAGCGAAAAATAAAGGCTGAGTAGAAGCTAATGTGATTTTTAAAAGCAAATTTAT
It includes:
- the LOC129734047 gene encoding transmembrane protein 183-like isoform X2, with the protein product MPLCVKPKSRLSSKNDNSSDFASTPSSDAVEFSNEDQDKNIFSDYIIDIWYLISEYILPEDVCRFALKCRKTAEVVQSAKFWYHLYRKHCNVYVDDLPGRLQSLVFSWYRQYRTGWNYYFKLRSRPIPGSRAERSTVLQRQKTYPDYLKDIFMNPEEGCQILIVTTEALHIIPQYQEPLFVRSLTQTLAQGMSKYMVRLKMANYCQQVVDEIVLVPVRRVRLLDWWNPNYYLEGSTMEREETEQEQTFEGADARYWDD
- the LOC129734041 gene encoding basic salivary proline-rich protein 2, which codes for MSVAYSQQQQSQQPPNPGNRGGPGGPMNRSGGPPPSPMHIQKILDENAGLIQTIQDFQNMGKAHECMSYHVALHRNLVYLANLADPQHNIQALLPPPHVLQHGNGPSMHGVPPSSGGPGHENDPSHGVQAQTPGPNQAAVPSGTPQGPEQPPSSQAGAQPSNQPPSSQAHPPPNQQPAGGYRGGPQIPPPTSTAAQTAPNQGPPVPGQPGRPGVPPQQAPMPQQAQGYPPQRGPYQQHGHYPGYPPPNQPYQTQPGYPPYGPPNPAQGYPPNAPQSYHHGPPTTNAGPPQGSPYPSAGPPQGPQGGPQQSSYQQGPPNAPTSQPQMYGPPGQYPPQSAAGPPMPHAYPGYGSPNPPNAYGQPPTGYPPASGQPSYPPPQQYPSNYPSSQPVSHGPPTTSAPSQPPVVPVSVPSTQTSGAPTYTNQSSPAAGQTSSSPNNQPPTTGPHSAIPPTTSTGYAAAVPPGPVPPQAYTSPPANAGQHPPQGSYPQPQGPGPQTGGPPPQSYATSPPSTQHQQPPGSYPQAAPGGPQGQGPPPAPVYPPHGYHQQGYSPIPPPQGQYQQAAQGYQYQRPPNSQMPPPGPQGPPPQGAYGYGYGQPPQ
- the LOC129734047 gene encoding transmembrane protein 183-like isoform X1, with the protein product MPLCVKPKSRLSSKNDNSSDFASTPSSDAVEFSNEDQDKNIFSDYIIDIWYLISEYILPEDVCRFALKCRKTAEVVQSAKFWYHLYRKHCNVYVDDLPGRLQSVNMIILHGLRACTIRCLFYTYPPFVHRITIAPYTDPHRITGRQLVFSWYRQYRTGWNYYFKLRSRPIPGSRAERSTVLQRQKTYPDYLKDIFMNPEEGCQILIVTTEALHIIPQYQEPLFVRSLTQTLAQGMSKYMVRLKMANYCQQVVDEIVLVPVRRVRLLDWWNPNYYLEGSTMEREETEQEQTFEGADARYWDD
- the LOC129734044 gene encoding DDB1- and CUL4-associated factor 13, whose product is MKVKVISRNPDNYLRETKKDIHRVFRNYDSALHPFEEAREYVRALNATKLERVFAKPFFGNLDGHRDGVSVLAKHPKSLSLLLSGSYDGEVKLWDIPNKNCLQSILCHDGYVRGIAFSTDGSRFFTIGDDKAIKTWNANVDEESEDRPIPLNTILGKTVITSISHNYEEPMFATCGETCHIWNETRNTPVKALQWGVDTLYDIKYNPVETSLLAACCSDRGIIFYDQREIKPLRKIVMTLRPNQLAWNPMQAYYFTVASEDYNLYTFDTRRLRNPLKIHGGHVSAVTCVDYAPTGREFVAGSYDKTIRIFDAHKANSRDVYHTKRMQHVTSVGWSLDNKYVYSGSDEMNVRIWKARAAEKLGALQPRERQAFKYNEALKEKFAAHPQIRRIAQHRQVPKVVYKERQKLATVKQKMKRKEENVRKNSKPGKVPYVPEAKKKVLREEH